TtactttttctaaaaaaataaataaataattttggaGCGGCTGCCATTTTGGATTCGATTGGAGAAAAAGAAGAGATAGCTAGGCTCCGAATCTCTTTATGCAAAATCGAAAGCCCCTTCTTCACTATTCAATTAAGcctaataattttattcaattaagccATGGGCCCCTTATTAAATAGGAAAATTTCTCTAGAGTCCCTCTAATTAATTATTcagaaaataaattaataataaaatttaatccattttaatTTGGGCCctccaaaatttttaactttgCTCTCTAAAAGAacttataattttatcttatgtAATCAAAAGGGGCAAGCAAGGGCCTTACCTCCCTTAAAAAAATTGCTTTATAgtcccttttaaaattttaattttttaacctttgattaaataaaaaaaatttaatacaaaattttataaccATTTTTTGGACGTCTCAGATAAAATTATTAACTTCGCCCCTGAATGTTAATATATATGGgttgatatttattttttaagacCCCTAGAAATTATATATGTGTGCGTGCATGCATGCAAGAGGGGTGGTGAAGAAATGTTTAAAATAGAAAGGAAAATAAAGCCTTCAAACTCACAAAAACAACAAAGTAAATGGCAAACACTGCAAAAACTCAGCCTCATGTGTCATAGTTGAGGTGTAAAAACTGCAAAAAGCcattattatatatgtaaaagcaatcgatttaataaaaaagaagaagaaacctATTGTTGAATATACTGCTTGTCGCGGTGACATCAAATCAATACtatatattttttgaatataTCTGCACTCACTTTTAGGCTTTACCCGTCCTATTCTTCCTCAATCCTTGTAATTTTTCATATTCTATTAAGTTGTTTGGTTGGTTATCAgtgaattttctttctttctttttttaatccCTAAATAGggttaaaaaaattgtttttttaaCAGGCAATATCCATATATTACTCTTATAATTTTACTTGTCAAtagagaaaaaaaatcaaaatgtaattttattattttagtaataTATAATCTTAAATTTTCTAAAGAGATTATaaagtaattttatcatttttcccTTGAGGGGCTAAGGCCATTAGGCTGTGGGCTTTGGCTTAGATTGGAGTGGTCTTGAATTCCTATCAGAGttgatattaaaaattatataatgaaaaattcaagataaaattaaaaattagatgtctaaaactaaaattttgttttaaaaaataacttaaatttaatttttaacttttgaaagggtcaaaattacaattttttatttaaacaactaaaaaaattaaattaaaccacTTACATTAGTTAAGCACTAAAAGCGAAATTATACCATCCTATAACGGGGGCCAAAGCGCTTGCCCTTCCCTACCCTTAATCGGATCAGAATAGGtagaatttgggttttaaatcaagttaattttgagtttaaattttcttaaatttgatttttttttttatttttttaaaacttaaaattaatttaaatcgaATTCGAGTTTAAATAAAATGAGTCAACTCTACCGATCCGACGTGTAAGAGAGAGAAAGGGCAGTCAAAGATTTTAGGTTTGTAATGATTTAAAGAGGTTGGAATGTCTTTTACCcaaatgaaaatgatatttaagaaaaagaaacaaaggcTCCACTAACATATACTCtacacaacacaactaaaataaaattttaaaaataacaataaagaaaagtttttttttttttgccacatAAAGAAAAGTAGTTTAACAAATATTAATTTAACaatataacaagaaaataattaaaagtagaaaaataataataaatacaaaaagaGAAAGCAAAATATGATGGTGTGTCAGTTCCAGGTAGATTTCTTCATATAGATGGTGGGTCCATACATTGAATCCTCACCTATTGAATGATaaagtgttctttttcttttagaaaagaaaagcaaagaatacaaaaaacttaaagaaatatatataaattcattAAAATATCTTCCTAATGTTTCTTGCTTATTTATGCATAATAAgtttttaaaataagaaaaaaattctaaaaataaatctggaattaatattaattaaaatttaaatataatttttttaattttgaattgaagGTAAAAGATTATGTATAGTATTTAAGTTTGCATAAATTTGGGTGATCTTTTCAAATTTGAATCTTTACAATGATGAGCTTAAAAGTATCAAAACCCTTCTTTTAATCATATATAAGACAATTTATATCATCTTTTTTAGCATGCTTTTATTTTTTAGTCATAAATTTGGGAATTCTACAGTAAGTTGGCTATGAAATCCCCTAAAAGTAAGTTTAGAAATGTTGTTATTTACAGGGTTGAATTGTTTTTAAAATTGGAATTAAAGAGAATTTAGataaaaatttatatgaaaaaataaaaaaatagtctcgtttaaaatatgaattaaattctTTCTTTGTAAAGTTTAAGtctaatttattttatgaaatatattattttattttgtttattttatttattaagtaatttatatCGTATGTATATTAAATCTATAATtgtatataatattaaattttaaatattaaaaactatattaaaatattaaattaaattgaaaaatagcataAACTTTTGTAAAAAAGAATAATATGAGTGGGTTTAATCTTGGTTTAAGTTAGATTTGAGCAAAATTTAATGTTCATATTTTGTCTCAGACTTtgacaaatataaaatatatcaatACTATATTAAGCATAACTCGAACCCAATCCAACTCAGTCCActtgaaaaattgaaattaataaaatttgttaaaaaaGGTTAAAACTAATTAGTAGATAAAgctaaaaaataagtaaatataattttaattgtttaatttatcCAATAAAGAAAGCAATGGTTATTATTCGTTCAACTTGTCATAATAAAAAACTTGAACACACAATAGACGATGCAGCTCGACGAAGTCACAGCTAAAGTGATCATATTGTTGTTCGTTGATCTTAtatatcaatttaaattttatatcacTCATATTCTTTATATATGTAAtgatgaacatatatatatataagattaaATTATGGACCACTAGATCATCAAactatataatattttatatatttaaaagcaAAGAAAAGGTTTTGGTCCCCAAGCAAAATCCAAGTGTTATAATGTACGTAGAGAAGGATAGTAGGAGAGGCACATGCTATATGCCACCGTCATGCAAAAGCAATAAAAGTATCAATCCATATTGTTTAGGTCATGAAAGATTATGATACTCATTCTAACAATTGaataatattttgttttttttttgtcttaatTTAATTGTGTCTCCAATGCTTTATCATTCTTTACACTTCCATTGTTAATATATTTTGCTATCCTTCAACTACaagtttgtttttttttattggtAACCACGACATAAAAGGTTTATATTAAgacatatgtatataatatatatttctaGATCTTATAGTTAGAAGAGGGATAATTTTGAGACTTTGAAAATaatatttggataaaaataatgtTTTGAGTTTTGAATTTTATTAGAATTGAAATAAGGGGTGGCTGTTTGATAGAATCGagttaaattgtttgaaattattttggaTTAGTCAAGTCGATGAGTCTTGTTATATTAAAAAACAATATAAGAGGCTGAAGAAACATAATGCTTACAAGGCTCGAGTTGTTTGCTTCGTTAGCTAGTAATGAAATATTAGTGTAAATCCTACAAGTCAATCATGATTAGCTTGTAATCTCTATTTAGAATTTTGAGTTAACATTTTTTTTGTAAAGTATAAATTTGAGACATTTATTTATCCATGAGTAAATTGTTAAAGTTAGTGATGTTTGGAACTTGTTTAGATAAAATCCTAGAACACATATGATATTAATAAGGAGTTACAATTATGAGATTTTTATGCATCAAAGTTGTGATTCTTAAAATGTTCTTGATCATCGTATTATCAAGATAAGACATCGATAATGCTCAGAGGTCGACATTTGTTAACCCTCCATACATGGGGATGTATACAACTGATCTTATAAGTTGAAATATGGGATACTTAAGCATAACATGTTGGTCTTTGTTACGAGAATAAGCACGCTAAACATGACCTGTTATAAGAGATCCATTTGATATTTCACTCTAGTGTTTATGAAAAACTCTCATGTGTTAGTAATCTTATACTTTGATTCATCACGAAACGGGCTTATAATAATAAATGCTTAAGGTAGGATGTTTTGGGTATAATATAAGGCATATAAAGGTGGTGGAGTGATCCAAAGGGATCCATCACCACAAGTGATATGAAAGGACATATCATAAATGTTCTTAACTCATATTAACCACAAGTCCTTGCTCGAGACAACTAGTCTAAGTTAATATAAGGAAATTCAAGACCAAAATGTATAAGCAAATGTAGGTACTGTGCCACACCTTTTAGCTTATTTGAGATGTTTTGATGAAAGGATCAAATTACCTATGAGTATCAAACATAAAAGGTTATctccaaaattaattaatttagttttcGAAGACAATTTAAAATACAGGATAAGGATAATAACAAATTCATTTGAATCTTTCATATCCTAAGACTATTATTATACAAAATTGATAATCGGTAGAACAATAATCTTAGATTGacgatgacaaaaaaaaaatgtggatAAGTGATGGGGAAAAAGGGTGTAAGTTGCGACTAATAGCACTATGATGGTGGGCTCTTATTGTGAGTTACGACTGCAAAGAGTTGAATGGGGAATATTGTGAGTTTGGAGACTATGTAGATTGCTGAAGCCACACGAAGGTACAAGGATAAACACATGTCATTGGCATAACCTTAAGAATAGATCACTGTTTAACCATCTTGAAATACTGGTATAATCTTTGTATTGATATTGAAGAAAAAATAAAGTATGGACGGCTTGGCTAAGTGTCCCCACCCTACCTTTTGAGAGGGACatatgatttctttttttttgttagttTGTGAGCTCTTACAGAAAGCAAAAGAAACTTCTTATCCTTTCCAAAGGTTTTCACACAAGTCGTTACACTTGGAATCTACAAAAGCCAAATTCCCCCAATTATCATTCCATTATTTTATTCTCTTTATAATTTTAACCCCCTCAAACCATATTCTCATTCACTTACATCCTAATTCTCCCCCCACCCCCCTCTCTATCTCTCTTTCTTAACAAAGCATCTTCAATGGCTCCAATGAGTCTCCCTCCCGGTTTTAGGTTCCATCCAACTGATGAAGAACTTGTTGCTTACTATCTCCACAACAAAATTACCGGTCGCCCCATCGAGCTCGAAGTTATCCCCGAAGTTGATCTCTACAAATTCGAGCCTTGGGATTTGCCAGGTAATATAAAATTCAGGATCAGTGTCAACTGGAGACTTGAACACGGGACTTTTTATTATGTATTTGATAGGATAGTTAATGGTAATGTAATGGTTTGTTGTTGTTGCAGATAAGTCATATCTACCTAGCAAAGACATGGAATGGTATTTTTACAGTCCAAGGGATAAGAAGTACCCGAACGGGTCGAGAACGAACCGGGCGACACGCGGCGGGTATTGGAAAGCCACCGGAAAAGATAGGGCCGTACAGTCTCAAAAGAGAGCTGTTGGCATTAAAAAAACACTGGTTTACTATAGAGGAAGAGCTCCCCATGGCATTAGAACCAATTGGGTCATGCATGAATATCGTTTGCTCAACTCTACTTTAaaggtaattttattttatgtttatttatgaatttcttttaattttacgAGTATACCATATAATTATTTATGACTGATTATTAGATGAAATGTAAGTACCAAAAAAAGggttaatttcataaaaaatccttaaattatgagcccaattttaaattagtccttaaacttcAAAGCATTCCTATTAGTTTGAATCTAACATGTTCAAAATGATCTATTAGTTCATATGTGTTTAAAATTGAAACCATGTCAAATACAAGTTGACATTTTAAATTGACTGAAGGACTTGATTGAAACGATACTTTAGTTTGAGAATTCAATACCAACATTCTGAAATTTaagatcaaattaaaatttgatcCATAGTATAATGACATATTATTATATTAACCCTTTAATTCATCTTTTTTATTCCAATTTCCCCACTTCTTTTACACACTTTGCATGATGGTCCTTCTTTTATATGAAGAAATTGATTTCACAATTTTGGTTAAACAGGATTGTTATGCATTATGTCGTGTGTTCAAGAAAAACATACAAATCCTTAAaccaaaagaagaagaagctgtTGGAAATAACAACAATGTAGACAAGGAAAAACAATTACATGGTGAGGAAACAAGTGGAAATGAAATCCCTAAAGGCAGACAAGTTGAAATTGAAGATGAGAATTTAATTACCTCCTCTTCAGATTTGACTCAAGGAACATCTTATGAAACTGGTATGGCCATGGCAGATGATAATCAACCTCCATTTACCTCTGATGAAGCTAACAGTTCAGCTAATAATATATCATCATCTCTTGCCATGGATTTCTCCCCCAACTTAATCCAGGTAACTAATTTATTATTAGTTTGGTTTTTTTTAATAATGGAAGAGGGATTGGGTTGTTAGGATTTCGAATTCTCAACTTAATATCAATTTCGATTTTAAATTTATAGAAGATTTTGTCACTGAACCAATAACTTAATCGATCTTAATATTTTGAGTTAAATAATATTAAAGTCGAGATTAagtcttaatttaattaataccgctattattataaatttaaacatatttaaaCACATAATATCTTCAAATTTAAAAGTTTATAACGgttgaaatataattttttttggtaGGTCCAAACATAATTGATTAAGACTTTAGATGACATTGTAACTATGAATATTGAAGATGATGTAAGATGAATCAATAATGATTAGCATGGCTCTTAGGTCATTGCAATGGCCCATCCCAAAATAGTACATAATTTGCTTTAGATCACTTTttgttaaattttcattttagtttcATTGTGATGaaacttaattttatattttaatttgatatagcttgatttttggctaatttaaataattaatattattgataattttaattaaaatattgacataggttatttttaaaattacctatttcaattttttattgttggaaaatatttttttaaatttatattactaTTTTAACCATAATAATTCACGAtgttaattatttgaattaattaataacattatgaaattaaaaaattaaataatgtcaaattaaaatgCATAGACTAGTTTCTAAATGTAAGGATAATAAAGGGACCAAAATcataatttagtatttaaaattttttttgaaacttttgATTATCTCCTTTGCCAACCCTAGATTTGTAAGGCAAAAATATACTATTTGCTTTATCACTAAAGGCTTCAAAATCACTCTCCAAGTCTTCCCTTCTCAACACAAACACATGGAAGTACTATGATCATTTGATAAAAATGTGGGTTGGAATTTTAACTTTTTGATGTTAAGGCAATTAGCATAAGTACATCACTCACTTTTCCTAAAGCTCTCTACCCAATACATCTCACTCAAATCATgcccctttctttcttttgactCACCTAAAACTTCTTTTCTCCCTCATTTTCCACAAAGCTAACATCTCTCATGTCTAGTGGACTGAGTAGCAAAGTTCAATATTCCTAAGTAAATCCTAGATTTAGAAGTGAAGTCAATTTTTTTTATAGGGTGGaatttgaattataattttttaaaagagaattaaaatgtaattttgtcatTGTATTAagataaattttacaatttttaagggATTAAACTATAAATTTTTGTTCTTAGAGAGAGCataattaaattttgaattttaagaaGAGTTGaagtacaattttaccattaAATTAACTTAAAACTTTACAAACACTCAAAAAATTAAAGGGgcaatttttcatttttaggGGATTAGGGCTTTGGCTACCCCTCTAGTTTGTCCTCCAGATTTAATCAAAGTCTAATATGATTACACACTAAAACCTTTAGAGATCAAAAGAGAAACTCCAATATCACTTAGAAAAGAAAGTCCATTTTAATGATATTGTTGTTTCTTATTTGTACGCATATGGATGGAAATGCAGGCAGAAGGGTACACAAATGTTGAATATCAAGTTCCATATCCACCATTAGAGCTTGAAGACTTCCCACAAATAAATATATCAGAGACAAAGGCAGAAATGATGGATGAATACATGGTGTATGACAAGTATAAGGACTACATGAATGGATCTTTAGAAGAGATTTTCTCTCTTTGTCCCTCTCAAGATATTTCCATGCCTCTCTACATGCACCAAGATTAATCCAAAATACTaacaattttctttctttctttttccttttctttttaacCAAAGTTACGAATTATTTTGTCAAGCACAACATGATAAGGCCACAAGTATTCTTGCGTTCCTTGTagaaaaaatagtttttttttttaatttattgattGTGGTTCAAAAGTTCTACTTCAATTTTGAAAGGGAAATGGATAAGTTCATTTTACATCTTCTCAACTAATGTATCATGTATATTTATATTCACAATATAGTAAACTTGAATTTGATTTTAGCCACATTTTCATTAGTTTTTatatggtttatatatatatatatatatatatatatatatattagtcttTATCAACGTGGAGCATGAAATTTTTGGAgagttaaaattaaattgtatatttttatgatagtaaaaatgtaatttcatcattttaatagcctatatctttataatttttaaagattaaatcaaattctTATCATTTTGAGAAAACCAAAATACAATTCtatcattattaatttataattttataaattataaaaggattaaattaaaattttactattttatgttCAATGTCTAATAATTTGTTTATTATAAAACTTTCAACCATTAAgtatataaaaattgaaaaaaaatattttagtataagattaatataaattttaaaattttaactataatAATTTGTAAATGTAACAACCAATTTCTTCAAATAAAGATAATGACATGAATGGCACTTGAGTTTTTACAGATTATTCAATGTGATACATATCAGTTTTTGTACCTAAAATTTCATTCCTCTACTAATGTGGTACTTACCCCTAACTCCGTTAATGGCGTTGTGTCTGACCAACATAAGCGTGACAGGTGACTTTTTTTTCCACATCATGTGACATGTCATCATCATCCTATTCAGTCACTATAAGTGACGAAGAACAGTTATTCCTAGCTTTTATTTACCCTTTCCATGGCAAGAATCCAATCAAAACCTTTTGCCAAGAATGATGAACCACTCGCAGCCCATAAGCTCTCAAAACTATTACAGTCCCACAGCAGCCTCAAGTATCAACAGCTACTAAAGATCCAATGCTAATCTCTTGGCCGAATTTTGATTTTGCATCTTGGATGAATAAAAATCTTAATTATTGTTAAAATATTGTGTTAATAaagcgtttttttttttttttgttgttgttgttaaaGAACGGCATATTTTCAAGATTTTGTTCCTTAACTCTAAATAGGGTTTAGGGGCGCCTCTTAGTATATAAATAAGGCATCATGATGGCGCATTGACCTTCTATACGCTAGAAATCATGGATTCAAACATATAACCTTTGcttctttcaaaaaaaaacatataaccTTTGCATTATTAGCATGATTAGAAAATATTCAGATTATGCATGTTATGATCCCTTACAAACGTTAcgtatatttaaatatttaattttaatcctttcAAGAAATTTCATATTAACACAATGAATTCAAGATGCTATTTTTGAAAcactttccaaaaaaaaaaattttaattaaattttggttGATAAATGGCAATGAAAAAGAAACCATTTCCTTACCAATTTGATTAGCCCTCTGTAACCTTACTTGTTGCAACATAAATCATTAAATACAATTAATTGTTTCATTATTATcatgtaaaagaaaaaaatttgtctAGATGTCTTTGTACAAACAATATATTCTTAGAACCTAACTTAAATGAAAAGCAAATATAGTAATCATAAATTTCATAAAACTTAAATATTGTAAAACTATCCCACTAAAAATATTTGGATCATGCATTCTAAAGATGTAAAGGTAACTTAATTTATATACGCACAAAGTAGGTACCTTAAAGTTCGATAAAAGTATCATAGAGATTTTTGTATTAAAAGTCGGATTgtattttattctttttagtTAAAAAATGAGCAAACTAGTTTCtgtacattagattaaagagcaaagtGATCCTTCTACTAAAAATTGATCTCTGTACATCAACATTAGGTATATGGGGCACGTTATGTATAACTGTATGATTATTCCATCAACACTAGTTTTTAACtatagaaatggatgaaattttgaactgaaagaaccagtttgctctttgatctaatctACATtaactaatttgctcattttttgagTAAAGAGAGTAAAACACAATCTCACTTGTAGTACAAGAGCCTCCATAGTATTTTTACCCTTAAAAGTTCCATCCAAAATCATCCATTGCTGCAGACAGAAGTGTGGACTCAAGTAAGCCAAGGTCAAAGCTACCAGCACCACCCTCCATTAATGAACAATCCATATCAATTTTATCATCATTCTCTTGCTGTTGTGGTTGTGGCATTGGTGGCAAGCTATCCACTCTTGGTTCTTCAAATGTTTCAACCACAGCATTAGCATCATCCCAAATGCAAGGATCACTTTCATACAACATGTTACCAAAGCAAGATGATGAAGAAACAAATGGGGTATCCATTGATGAACCGTAAAGGTTTTGAGCATAAGTAGTGTTAGGGTTTGGGCTTTGATGAGGGAATGTAACAACAGGTGGCGGTGGGTTCATCATCATTGtggtgttgttgttgttgttggtaTCTTTAGCATGTGAAGTGATGTTGAAAACAGTGAAGGAACCATGTTGTGATTGTGatgatggtgatgatgatgaATATTTGCATGCAAGTTTATTAGAAGCTCTTTGACGTGAAGAAAGGAGGTTGTGCGTTTTGGGGTCAAGGCCTTGGGAGAGTAGCTTTTTCTTAATGCAAGAGTTCCAAAAGTTCTTCACTTCATTGTCGGTTCTCCCGGGAAGATGCTTGGCTATTTGAGCCCATCTGTTAAATGATAATAAAAGCACATTATTCAATGATATGTACAAATGTTAACCAAGGGTCAAATTCCATAAAAAGTCCCTTTACTAtgtgttttatattatatatatatatttatatatatatatatattcccaaTTCACACACTACAGTGTGATAGTGAAGCAAATCACTGCCAACACACCCCACAGCAGCCGACACACCTACTATTCGAGCCCAAGCAACTTTTAAGGAAGGTGAATTCCCAGTCAATGGACCACAACTCAAGATTCATATTTTTGATAGATTTAGTTCATATATGTATTTCAATCCTAATGGTAGTTTTTTTCGTCAATTCTATCAAATAATCTGACTTATTTTTATAAACATGTAATGATCTAACATATACACCTTgacattttttttatgattagaCATATAGTTGTTTAACTGTACAAACATGCCTAGGTGGGCAATATCAccacatatattaaaaataaatcacGTAAAATTATTTGACAAAATTAATGGAAAAATATTTCCTCAAGACTCGAAAATAcacatttcaaaaaaataaagaaactagAAATGATCAAACTATAGTGGAAGGACTAAATCCGCTAAAAACACATAATACATGGACTTTCTATAGAATTTGACCTTTTTCAAAGATATAAATGGAATCCTTCAATATAATCCATATAGCTACCTGTTGCCTAAAATTCTATGAACATCAATGATTATCTGTTCTTCCTCAGCTGTGAAAGAACCCCTCTTCAAGTCTGGTCGTAAGTAGTTTATCCATCTCAACCTACAGCTCTTCCCGCACCTCTGCAAGCCTGCCACATCAAAAATAACTATCATCTAAAAACTTGCATGACAACCCATTTTCACATGTTAATTTCAATGAGATTATGATATAATACCAGCAAGTTTAGGGACAGAGCTCCAGCTTCCATGGCCATGGGTAGTGATATGTTTGACGAGCTTGTCATCTTCTTCGGGTGACCATAACCCTCTTTTAACCTTCTGTTTGCTGCAGCAACGATGGCCCATCCCTAAACACTCAGCTCATCAGCCTTTGTTTTATCACCACAGCCCTTCCATTCCCATTAAGAGGAGTTCACTCTTTCCAATTACTATTTAGAAGGAGACCttgtctcatatatatatatagagagagagagagagagagatttgtCATTGAAATAAGACATGTCAAACTATTGGCGGTACATGTAAATTTACAAGTACATCCCAATGGAAGTTTGTGAAACACACATTGCATGCCTTGGACTAGGGTTAAGTGATTATAAATTTTGATATGAGCCAATGTATTAGATTTtagaggattaaattaaaattttataattttagactataattttatcattatttataattttatacattttaaagaaaaaaaattataagttttgatttTTGGAGAGGCCAGAACTTCTATCTATCCTTGCCACTGCCTTTGCTCAGTGGTAAAGAATTTGATAGATTTAAATTTtatagatgaaaaaaaaaaaaattaccatgTCTA
Above is a genomic segment from Gossypium arboreum isolate Shixiya-1 chromosome 8, ASM2569848v2, whole genome shotgun sequence containing:
- the LOC108468480 gene encoding myb-related protein 308-like — translated: MGHRCCSKQKVKRGLWSPEEDDKLVKHITTHGHGSWSSVPKLAGLQRCGKSCRLRWINYLRPDLKRGSFTAEEEQIIIDVHRILGNRWAQIAKHLPGRTDNEVKNFWNSCIKKKLLSQGLDPKTHNLLSSRQRASNKLACKYSSSSPSSQSQHGSFTVFNITSHAKDTNNNNNTTMMMNPPPPVVTFPHQSPNPNTTYAQNLYGSSMDTPFVSSSSCFGNMLYESDPCIWDDANAVVETFEEPRVDSLPPMPQPQQQENDDKIDMDCSLMEGGAGSFDLGLLESTLLSAAMDDFGWNF
- the LOC108469367 gene encoding NAC domain-containing protein 54-like, translating into MAPMSLPPGFRFHPTDEELVAYYLHNKITGRPIELEVIPEVDLYKFEPWDLPDKSYLPSKDMEWYFYSPRDKKYPNGSRTNRATRGGYWKATGKDRAVQSQKRAVGIKKTLVYYRGRAPHGIRTNWVMHEYRLLNSTLKDCYALCRVFKKNIQILKPKEEEAVGNNNNVDKEKQLHGEETSGNEIPKGRQVEIEDENLITSSSDLTQGTSYETGMAMADDNQPPFTSDEANSSANNISSSLAMDFSPNLIQAEGYTNVEYQVPYPPLELEDFPQINISETKAEMMDEYMVYDKYKDYMNGSLEEIFSLCPSQDISMPLYMHQD